A region of uncultured Draconibacterium sp. DNA encodes the following proteins:
- the alaS gene encoding alanine--tRNA ligase gives MKTSIEIRKAFLDFFTEKEHQIVNSAPMVVKGDPTLMFTNAGMNQFKDQFLGNEPVKYPRVADTQKCLRVSGKHNDLEEVGLDTYHHTMFEMLGNWSFGDYFKKEAIDWAWEFLVTRMGIDADRLYATVFEGSADDNQERDNEAAGYWEQYLPKDRILNGNKKDNFWEMGDTGPCGPCSEVHVDIRSEEERAKVPGRDLVNMDHPQVIEIWNLVFIQFNRKANGALESLPAKHVDTGMGFERLCMVLQGVQSNYDTDVFQSTIAEIGKLCNKKYGEDEKVDIAMRVIADHLRAVAFAIADGQLPSNNKAGYVIRRILRRAVRYGYTFLDLKDAFIFRLIDVLKQTMGDAFPELVSQQTLIEKVIKEEEESFLRTLSTGIKLLDDMISKAKNDGATEIAGKDAFVLYDTFGFPLDLTELITRENGLGVDEKGFAVEMQAQKDRSRNAAAQETDDWVELRKIEKTEFLGYDKLEAEIKIARYRKVTQKKKAFYQLVFDQTPFYGESGGQVGDAGYIEFEGVKTSIFDTQKENNLTVHLVNELPENPEETFYAVVNAKRRTNIANNHTATHLLHAALREVLGTHVEQKGSLVNADHLRFDFSHFQKMTEEEIATVEKLVNEKIRANSVKEENREMPIEEAKASGAMMLFGEKYGEAVRVIKFGESVELCGGTHVAATGQIGMLKIVSESAIAAGVRRIEAITADRAEKYINDQLALINNIKETLKGSKDLLGSVTTLLQQNNELSKQIEAFQQESLKLTKANLKSKVLNENGVNIIADKIIIDNAGLVKDLAFQLKGEIDDLFLVIGADVNGKPNLTVMISDNIVADKGLNAGQIVREAGKEIKGGGGGQPFYATAGGKDVDGLQAAIEKALSFLQ, from the coding sequence ATGAAGACTTCTATAGAGATACGTAAGGCTTTTCTCGACTTTTTTACCGAGAAAGAACATCAGATTGTAAACTCTGCACCAATGGTGGTAAAAGGCGATCCAACGCTGATGTTTACCAATGCGGGGATGAACCAGTTTAAAGACCAGTTTTTAGGTAACGAACCGGTAAAATATCCACGGGTGGCCGATACGCAAAAGTGTCTGCGTGTTTCAGGAAAGCACAATGACTTGGAGGAAGTTGGTTTGGATACTTACCACCACACCATGTTCGAAATGTTAGGAAACTGGTCGTTTGGCGATTACTTTAAAAAGGAAGCGATCGACTGGGCATGGGAGTTTTTGGTAACTCGAATGGGAATTGATGCCGACCGTTTATATGCTACCGTTTTTGAAGGAAGCGCCGATGATAACCAGGAGCGCGACAACGAAGCTGCCGGTTACTGGGAGCAATACCTTCCAAAAGACCGTATTCTGAACGGGAACAAAAAAGATAACTTCTGGGAAATGGGCGACACCGGACCCTGCGGACCATGTTCGGAGGTGCACGTTGATATTCGTTCGGAAGAAGAACGTGCAAAAGTTCCGGGGCGCGATTTGGTAAACATGGACCACCCGCAGGTGATTGAAATCTGGAATCTGGTATTTATTCAGTTTAACCGAAAAGCAAACGGAGCTTTGGAAAGTTTGCCTGCCAAACACGTTGACACCGGAATGGGTTTCGAGCGTTTGTGCATGGTTTTACAAGGCGTTCAGTCGAATTACGATACCGATGTTTTCCAAAGTACAATTGCCGAAATTGGCAAGCTGTGTAACAAAAAATATGGCGAAGATGAAAAGGTTGATATTGCCATGCGTGTTATTGCCGACCACCTTCGTGCTGTGGCTTTTGCCATAGCCGACGGTCAGTTGCCATCGAATAACAAAGCCGGTTATGTAATTCGCCGGATTTTGCGCCGTGCCGTACGTTACGGTTATACTTTCCTCGATTTAAAAGATGCTTTTATCTTCCGTTTGATTGATGTGTTAAAACAAACCATGGGAGACGCTTTCCCTGAGTTGGTAAGTCAGCAAACGCTTATTGAAAAGGTGATTAAAGAAGAAGAAGAGTCGTTCCTGCGCACACTTTCAACCGGTATTAAATTATTGGACGATATGATTTCGAAAGCGAAAAATGATGGCGCGACCGAAATTGCCGGAAAAGATGCATTCGTTTTATATGACACTTTTGGCTTTCCGCTCGACCTCACTGAGTTGATCACCCGTGAAAACGGTTTAGGTGTTGACGAAAAAGGTTTTGCAGTAGAAATGCAGGCCCAAAAAGATCGTTCGCGAAATGCAGCTGCACAGGAAACCGATGATTGGGTGGAATTGCGCAAAATTGAGAAAACAGAATTTTTAGGCTACGACAAACTGGAAGCCGAAATTAAAATAGCTCGTTACCGAAAAGTAACGCAGAAGAAAAAAGCGTTTTACCAGCTGGTATTCGATCAAACACCGTTTTATGGCGAATCGGGTGGTCAGGTTGGCGATGCCGGTTACATTGAATTCGAGGGTGTAAAAACATCGATTTTCGACACACAAAAAGAAAATAACCTTACCGTTCATTTGGTAAACGAGCTTCCTGAAAATCCGGAAGAAACGTTTTACGCTGTAGTAAATGCCAAACGCAGAACAAATATTGCGAACAACCACACGGCAACGCACTTGCTGCATGCCGCATTGCGCGAGGTGTTGGGTACGCATGTTGAGCAAAAAGGATCGTTGGTAAATGCCGATCATTTGCGTTTCGATTTTTCGCACTTCCAGAAAATGACCGAAGAGGAAATTGCGACGGTAGAAAAACTGGTGAACGAAAAAATTCGCGCCAATTCAGTAAAAGAAGAAAACCGCGAAATGCCGATTGAAGAAGCTAAAGCATCGGGAGCTATGATGTTGTTTGGCGAAAAATATGGCGAGGCGGTTCGTGTAATTAAATTTGGCGAATCGGTGGAATTGTGTGGAGGAACACACGTTGCAGCAACCGGTCAGATCGGTATGTTGAAAATTGTATCGGAAAGTGCTATTGCTGCCGGTGTTCGCCGGATTGAAGCAATTACTGCCGACCGCGCCGAAAAGTACATTAACGATCAACTGGCGTTGATTAACAACATTAAAGAAACGCTGAAAGGATCGAAAGATCTTTTGGGAAGTGTAACTACACTGTTGCAGCAAAATAACGAGTTGAGCAAACAAATTGAAGCTTTCCAGCAGGAAAGTTTAAAATTGACAAAAGCCAACCTGAAGAGCAAAGTGTTAAACGAAAACGGTGTAAATATTATCGCTGATAAAATTATTATCGACAATGCCGGATTGGTAAAAGATTTGGCTTTCCAGCTAAAAGGCGAGATCGATGACCTGTTTTTGGTAATTGGTGCCGACGTAAACGGCAAACCAAATTTAACAGTGATGATTTCGGACAATATTGTTGCCGATAAAGGATTAAACGCCGGGCAAATTGTTCGCGAAGCCGGAAAAGAAATCAAAGGTGGCGGCGGTGGCCAGCCATTTTATGCTACTGCCGGCGGAAAAGATGTTGACGGTTTGCAGGCGGCTATCGAAAAAGCACTGTCGTTTTTGCAGTAA